The proteins below come from a single Candidatus Eremiobacterota bacterium genomic window:
- a CDS encoding MFS transporter — protein sequence MKDEKNTDKAAQETGEYIPFSQLAAYGAGGIIPIALFNIAGILVGLMGNISLGLSAFWLGFILIIPRLWDAVSDPIIGHLSDNTRSRLGRRRPYLLFGGIMVAVTFVIMWWIPKGELVQSWFPTESSYHTFQLVYILFTLLLFFTAVNIFEIPHGALGMELTTDYHARTRLFSAKSFVGNLFAMSTPWLFAIASMEIFKGPGGNEADGMRYVSLMIAGLIIPLSFWWFYALREPGFQKASKQEKTHFWKDMGMVVSNRNFVMLTLTVFTLAMGFNFVQLLGSYIPIFYIFGGDKVAGATLLGINGTVWAITGVLAVFPLNWISPRLGKRNTLIISMALMALAQLSKIVCYNPHYPYLIVIPTMLLSAGMLFFFTLGSSMVGDICDEDELNTGKRSEGNYYAIFWWFIKMGTALASFVAGALIVFIMFDEAQVTKVDSLQGTIRELRSSVQAWSGQKGFGGTSAGLLSTARKQCADALDESRIYATYLKKELDKAGAEGNESLPDYKADRKKALARALEVTNATIIDLKKAGDELNTVTGQTPEPLLKSLALETAAITFRTKLEKAGLNSFELISHLESKSAKPRWINSGENREHYVDILARMKSVQEQVRHLSPSSELSALEQALDRLDRDIMPIKKQTPYTLLMMRVVEIGLPFIMSLLSIFFILRYTLTEKRSLEIKDILKQQNSGQAGGMA from the coding sequence ATGAAAGACGAAAAAAACACTGATAAGGCGGCCCAGGAAACCGGGGAATACATACCGTTTTCACAGCTTGCCGCCTATGGCGCCGGGGGGATTATTCCGATTGCCCTGTTTAATATCGCCGGCATACTTGTCGGCCTCATGGGCAACATCAGCCTGGGACTCAGCGCCTTCTGGCTTGGCTTCATCCTCATCATTCCCCGTCTGTGGGATGCCGTCTCAGACCCGATAATCGGGCACCTCAGCGACAATACCCGCAGCCGCCTCGGGAGGCGCAGGCCTTACCTGCTGTTCGGCGGCATTATGGTAGCCGTCACCTTCGTGATCATGTGGTGGATCCCAAAAGGAGAGCTGGTGCAATCGTGGTTCCCGACTGAATCGAGCTACCATACCTTCCAGCTCGTATACATCCTCTTCACGCTGCTGCTGTTCTTTACCGCGGTGAATATTTTCGAGATTCCGCACGGCGCCCTGGGCATGGAGCTCACTACCGACTACCATGCGCGGACAAGGCTTTTCAGCGCCAAGAGTTTCGTGGGCAACCTTTTTGCCATGAGCACCCCATGGCTCTTTGCCATCGCGAGCATGGAGATTTTCAAGGGACCGGGAGGCAACGAAGCCGACGGCATGCGTTACGTCTCCCTCATGATTGCCGGCCTCATCATACCATTGTCGTTCTGGTGGTTCTATGCGCTGCGGGAGCCCGGCTTCCAGAAGGCATCGAAACAGGAGAAGACCCATTTCTGGAAGGACATGGGGATGGTGGTGTCAAACCGCAACTTCGTAATGCTCACCCTCACTGTGTTTACACTGGCCATGGGTTTCAATTTCGTTCAGCTCCTGGGATCATACATCCCCATATTTTATATCTTTGGAGGCGATAAAGTGGCCGGGGCCACCCTGCTGGGGATCAACGGGACGGTATGGGCCATTACAGGCGTGCTGGCGGTGTTCCCCCTTAACTGGATAAGCCCAAGACTCGGCAAACGCAACACGCTCATCATCTCAATGGCGCTCATGGCACTTGCACAATTGTCAAAGATTGTATGCTATAATCCTCATTATCCTTACCTTATCGTCATTCCCACCATGCTGCTGTCGGCCGGCATGCTGTTCTTCTTCACACTGGGCTCGTCGATGGTCGGCGATATATGCGACGAAGATGAGCTGAACACCGGCAAGCGCTCCGAAGGAAACTATTACGCCATTTTCTGGTGGTTTATCAAGATGGGAACCGCCCTGGCAAGTTTTGTGGCCGGCGCGCTGATCGTGTTCATTATGTTCGACGAAGCCCAGGTCACCAAGGTCGACAGCCTGCAGGGCACCATAAGGGAGCTGCGCAGCAGCGTGCAGGCCTGGAGCGGCCAGAAGGGATTCGGCGGCACATCGGCAGGCCTGCTTTCCACGGCCAGAAAACAGTGTGCCGACGCGCTCGACGAATCGAGGATTTACGCCACTTACCTGAAAAAGGAACTGGATAAGGCCGGAGCGGAGGGCAATGAGAGCCTGCCTGATTACAAAGCAGACCGTAAGAAAGCTCTCGCACGGGCACTCGAAGTGACCAATGCAACCATTATTGACCTGAAGAAGGCAGGCGATGAGCTCAACACGGTCACAGGCCAGACGCCGGAGCCTTTATTGAAAAGCCTGGCGCTCGAGACCGCCGCGATAACCTTCCGCACCAAGCTCGAGAAAGCCGGGCTCAACTCCTTTGAGCTGATCTCGCACCTTGAATCCAAATCGGCGAAGCCACGCTGGATAAACAGCGGGGAGAACAGGGAGCATTATGTTGACATACTTGCGAGAATGAAGAGCGTGCAGGAACAGGTCCGCCATCTGTCACCTTCTTCAGAGCTTTCGGCGCTTGAACAGGCTCTCGACAGGCTCGACAGGGATATCATGCCGATCAAAAAACAGACTCCCTACACCCTGCTGATGATGCGCGTGGTGGAAATCGGCCTGCCGTTCATCATGAGCCTGCTGTCCATCTTCTTCATACTGAGGTACACGCTCACTGAAAAGCGTTCGCTCGAAATCAAGGATATTCTGAAGCAGCAGAATTCCGGGCAGGCGGGAGGCATGGCGTGA
- a CDS encoding nucleotidyl transferase AbiEii/AbiGii toxin family protein has translation MEIQEFLKIAAALQKHDVEYVLVGAVAMALQGIVRATGDIDLFIRPDPVNVRRLKEALRSVFDDPEIEGITEQDLAGEYPVVRYGPPSCDYVIDILSRLGEALGFDDIVAEERSLEGVRVRVATPLTLYRMKRGTIRSQDRVDAELLREKFHIEEE, from the coding sequence ATGGAGATCCAGGAGTTCCTGAAAATCGCCGCCGCTCTCCAGAAACATGATGTGGAATATGTTCTCGTGGGAGCAGTCGCCATGGCCCTCCAGGGAATTGTCCGCGCCACCGGCGATATTGACCTTTTCATCCGGCCCGACCCTGTCAATGTCCGGCGGCTCAAAGAGGCGCTGCGAAGCGTCTTCGATGATCCGGAAATAGAAGGCATCACCGAGCAGGATCTGGCCGGAGAATATCCTGTGGTTCGATATGGCCCGCCTTCCTGTGACTATGTCATCGATATCCTCTCCAGGCTCGGAGAAGCGCTGGGCTTTGATGATATTGTGGCAGAGGAGCGGAGCCTTGAAGGGGTGAGAGTCCGGGTAGCCACTCCCCTGACACTGTACCGAATGAAACGCGGGACGATTCGAAGCCAGGACCGCGTCGATGCGGAGCTTCTCCGTGAGAAGTTTCATATCGAGGAGGAGTGA
- a CDS encoding GAF domain-containing sensor histidine kinase gives MAGQKNPTDPGSTGDDRHFELVIQASEILTSSPDIKEILDRLMDQVLTVINAQAGYVLMRRDDGGDWQFYAARSREKGEIPPEKIMISRSVVNQAVLSGEPVITTDALHDQRFEGKTSIGLYGLKSVLCVPLVIQGEARGVIYADNPVETAVFGPRDTALLLSIARQAAIAMENAGLYEKMKTIHEESMEKARRELQETQARLFQASKMAAVGELAAGVAHEINNPLGAIEVTISAMQSHGGDEKLMGRLDNVMRAILRCKSIISKLLAFSRPSGGPVTRTGIADLIGNTLPLFDLALQKERIKIRLDIEQGLFVRADGGELAQAITNIILNARDAMASLETGARREIAICAYSRGEMVSLEIGDTGTGMSEEVMERAFEPFFTTKKPGEGTGLGLALAFQIVKKHGGSIELASRAGEGTRVKMDFPADEEHVR, from the coding sequence ATGGCCGGGCAGAAAAATCCCACTGATCCAGGAAGCACCGGTGACGACCGTCACTTCGAGCTTGTCATTCAGGCGAGCGAGATCCTCACCTCTTCACCCGATATCAAAGAGATACTTGACCGCCTCATGGACCAGGTGCTCACCGTCATCAACGCCCAGGCCGGCTACGTGCTCATGAGGAGAGACGACGGCGGCGACTGGCAGTTTTATGCTGCCCGCTCCCGTGAAAAAGGAGAGATCCCCCCGGAAAAAATAATGATCAGCAGGAGCGTCGTCAACCAGGCGGTCTTGTCGGGAGAGCCCGTCATCACCACCGATGCCCTCCATGACCAGAGGTTCGAGGGAAAGACAAGCATAGGCCTTTATGGGCTCAAGTCGGTGCTCTGCGTCCCCCTTGTAATCCAGGGAGAAGCCCGGGGCGTCATCTATGCCGACAACCCTGTTGAAACCGCCGTATTCGGGCCCAGGGACACCGCGCTCCTCCTGTCCATAGCGCGCCAGGCGGCAATCGCCATGGAAAACGCCGGGCTTTACGAAAAAATGAAGACCATCCATGAGGAAAGCATGGAAAAGGCCAGGAGGGAACTGCAGGAGACCCAGGCCCGGCTCTTCCAGGCTTCGAAAATGGCCGCCGTGGGCGAGCTTGCCGCAGGCGTGGCCCATGAAATCAACAATCCCCTCGGGGCCATCGAAGTCACCATATCGGCGATGCAGAGCCATGGCGGTGATGAGAAGCTCATGGGCCGCCTTGACAATGTAATGCGGGCCATCCTTCGCTGCAAGTCCATAATCAGCAAGCTCCTCGCCTTCTCCCGCCCCTCCGGCGGCCCCGTCACGAGGACAGGCATTGCCGACCTTATCGGGAACACCCTCCCGCTCTTCGACCTGGCCCTTCAGAAGGAACGCATCAAGATCCGCCTGGATATTGAGCAAGGCCTCTTCGTGCGAGCCGACGGGGGAGAGCTTGCCCAGGCCATCACCAATATAATTCTCAATGCCCGTGACGCCATGGCCTCCCTTGAGACGGGAGCGCGCCGTGAAATAGCCATCTGCGCTTACTCACGGGGGGAAATGGTCTCTTTGGAGATTGGCGACACAGGGACGGGCATGAGCGAAGAGGTGATGGAGCGCGCCTTTGAGCCCTTTTTCACCACGAAGAAACCAGGGGAGGGAACGGGCCTCGGCCTTGCCCTGGCCTTCCAGATAGTAAAGAAGCATGGCGGATCCATAGAGCTTGCCTCAAGGGCCGGTGAGGGGACCAGGGTCAAGATGGACTTTCCTGCAGACGAAGAACACGTGAGGTGA